In one Niallia taxi genomic region, the following are encoded:
- a CDS encoding transglycosylase domain-containing protein — MTDKYQTREERRKQLQSENNKKPKEKKPKGKKKGAKQIFKRVFLVLISLGIIGIIAGAITFAVMVKDAPELNASVLKDSISSTIYDMDDKPIEKIGAVNRDYVKYEDIPELVKDAFIATEDSRFFKHHGIDPIRLGGAVIANFTNGFGSEGASTITQQVVKNFFFNQPQKTLSRKAQEAWLAIQLERKYTKQEIFEMYVNKIFMSENMSGVKTAAKIYFDKDLDELTLPEAAMLAGMPQAPNAYNPFKNPDRAEKRRNIVLSLMNQHGYINDSEMKEAQAASLTDSLVAEDKRETSDMKYDPFIKQVISEIEDKYPDVNVYTDGLEIHTTLDTKAQDYVDKVMYEGNIVEFPDEDFQAGISLLDTKTGGILALGGDRDPDVKLGFNYATENPRQPGSTIKPILDYGPAIEYLKWGTYETVEDKPTTYNDTAKTPINNFDNKFLGSMSIREALARSRNIPALEAFRAAGADNAQQFASNLGITLNEMYESYSIGGLGGKDQGITSLQLAGAYSAFGNEGVYNTPHSVRYFTLNDGTKINMEPESEVAMQDYTAFMITDMLKSVVNSSYGTGSTANVPGLPMAGKTGTTNYSTDEMQKYNIPAGASPDAWFAGYTTNYTMAVWTGYEKRQNYLRSNTVSNDQRIAQLLFKNIMQYISQDVETADFKMPDSVEKVSIEKGTYPARLASSYTPSSQILTEYAVKGNMVQKVSEKYNKLDPAKNAKASYDKDNDAVNLSWSYGDTSDVKFDVSVSINGGAAEQLTTTSDTSLKIAKPDPDSTYTFTITAKSSSMTSDVVSASVKVPAKLEEQPATDENETVDEDTTTDDQNTGTEEDKKNNNNGNGNNNGNNGNGNGNGNGNNNGNNGNGNGNNKDEDEEEAEEPDENEVEPDENEADESTQTEDSADQSQQSTTTP; from the coding sequence ATGACAGATAAATACCAAACGCGAGAGGAGCGCCGTAAGCAGCTCCAATCAGAGAACAATAAAAAGCCGAAGGAAAAAAAGCCAAAGGGCAAAAAGAAAGGCGCGAAGCAGATCTTCAAACGAGTTTTTCTCGTGCTAATCAGCCTTGGTATCATCGGGATAATTGCAGGGGCAATTACCTTTGCGGTGATGGTAAAGGATGCTCCTGAGCTTAATGCAAGTGTCTTAAAGGACTCCATTTCCTCGACTATTTATGACATGGATGACAAACCAATTGAAAAGATCGGAGCCGTTAACAGGGATTATGTTAAGTATGAGGATATTCCCGAGCTTGTTAAGGATGCATTTATCGCTACAGAGGACTCCCGATTCTTTAAGCATCATGGTATTGATCCGATTCGTTTAGGCGGTGCAGTTATTGCCAACTTTACAAACGGCTTTGGATCCGAAGGAGCAAGTACAATCACACAGCAGGTTGTGAAAAACTTCTTCTTTAACCAGCCGCAAAAAACACTGTCTCGTAAAGCACAGGAAGCTTGGCTTGCAATCCAGCTTGAGCGTAAGTATACGAAGCAGGAAATATTCGAAATGTATGTAAACAAAATATTCATGTCAGAAAACATGAGCGGTGTTAAAACAGCTGCAAAGATTTACTTTGATAAGGACTTGGATGAGCTAACATTGCCAGAAGCGGCAATGCTTGCAGGTATGCCACAGGCACCAAACGCATACAATCCATTTAAAAACCCGGATAGAGCAGAAAAGCGCCGTAATATTGTCTTGTCATTAATGAATCAGCATGGATATATTAATGATTCTGAAATGAAGGAAGCACAAGCTGCCTCATTAACAGATTCACTTGTAGCAGAAGATAAAAGAGAAACTTCTGATATGAAATATGATCCATTTATTAAGCAAGTTATTTCCGAAATCGAGGATAAATATCCAGATGTGAATGTGTATACAGATGGTTTGGAAATTCATACAACATTGGATACAAAGGCACAGGATTATGTTGATAAAGTTATGTATGAAGGCAATATCGTCGAATTCCCTGATGAGGACTTCCAAGCGGGTATCAGCTTGCTTGATACGAAAACTGGCGGAATTCTCGCACTTGGCGGTGACCGTGATCCTGATGTGAAGCTCGGCTTCAACTACGCAACAGAAAATCCGCGTCAGCCTGGTTCAACAATCAAACCAATCCTTGACTATGGTCCTGCAATTGAGTATTTAAAATGGGGAACATATGAAACGGTTGAGGATAAGCCGACAACGTATAATGATACAGCTAAAACGCCTATCAATAACTTTGATAACAAGTTCCTTGGTTCGATGTCTATTCGTGAGGCATTAGCACGATCTCGAAATATTCCAGCATTGGAAGCATTCCGTGCGGCTGGGGCCGATAACGCGCAGCAATTCGCAAGCAACTTAGGTATTACACTTAATGAAATGTACGAATCATATTCTATCGGTGGACTTGGTGGTAAAGATCAAGGAATTACTAGCCTTCAGCTTGCCGGAGCGTATAGTGCGTTTGGTAATGAAGGAGTATACAATACACCTCACTCTGTCCGCTACTTTACATTAAATGATGGCACAAAAATTAATATGGAGCCTGAATCAGAAGTGGCAATGCAGGATTATACAGCGTTTATGATTACAGACATGCTGAAAAGCGTTGTTAACTCATCATATGGTACAGGATCAACTGCAAACGTTCCTGGCTTGCCGATGGCAGGTAAAACAGGTACGACAAACTATTCTACTGATGAAATGCAAAAATATAATATTCCAGCAGGCGCTTCACCTGATGCCTGGTTTGCGGGATATACAACGAATTACACAATGGCAGTTTGGACCGGTTATGAAAAAAGGCAGAACTACTTGCGTTCAAACACGGTCAGCAATGACCAAAGAATTGCCCAGCTGCTCTTTAAAAACATCATGCAATACATTTCGCAAGATGTGGAAACAGCCGATTTCAAAATGCCTGACAGTGTAGAAAAGGTCAGCATTGAAAAAGGCACATATCCGGCAAGACTTGCAAGCAGCTACACACCTAGCAGCCAAATCTTGACTGAATATGCGGTCAAGGGCAATATGGTTCAAAAGGTTTCGGAGAAGTACAATAAGCTAGATCCGGCCAAAAACGCAAAAGCTTCTTATGATAAAGATAATGATGCCGTAAATCTGTCATGGAGCTATGGAGATACAAGTGATGTGAAATTCGATGTGAGTGTAAGCATAAATGGTGGTGCTGCAGAGCAGCTGACAACCACATCTGATACGAGTCTCAAGATTGCTAAACCTGATCCTGACAGTACTTACACCTTTACGATTACAGCTAAGAGCAGCAGCATGACAAGTGACGTTGTTTCCGCATCAGTTAAGGTTCCTGCGAAGCTTGAGGAACAGCCTGCAACAGATGAAAATGAAACGGTCGACGAGGACACAACAACAGATGACCAAAATACAGGCACTGAAGAGGATAAAAAGAACAATAATAATGGTAATGGTAACAACAACGGTAATAACGGCAACGGCAATGGCAATGGCAATGGTAACAACAACGGCAACAACGGTAATGGTAATGGCAACAATAAAGATGAAGATGAAGAAGAAGCTGAAGAACCTGATGAAAATGAAGTTGAGCCAGATGAAAATGAGGCTGATGAATCGACACAGACAGAAGATTCTGCTGACCAATCTCAACAAAGCACAACAACACCATAA
- the recU gene encoding Holliday junction resolvase RecU — protein MKLHYPNGKKYIPAVKSISPSVKKQSYSNRGMTLEEDINITNQYYLELGKAVIHKKPTPVQIVKVDYPKRSAAVIKEAYFKQASTTDYNGVYKGKYIDFEAKETKHGTSFPLNNFHDHQIKHMRSVCDQNGICFVIIRFSTTDEIFYLEAEKLFLFWDRMIEGGRKSITKDELNTSAHPIALGFQARIDYIRVIDYLYSFN, from the coding sequence GTGAAACTTCATTATCCAAACGGAAAAAAATACATCCCTGCTGTAAAATCAATTAGCCCATCTGTAAAAAAACAAAGCTACAGCAATCGGGGCATGACACTAGAAGAGGACATTAACATAACCAACCAATACTATTTGGAACTTGGTAAAGCAGTCATCCATAAAAAGCCGACTCCTGTCCAAATTGTTAAAGTAGATTACCCAAAAAGGAGTGCCGCTGTTATAAAAGAGGCATACTTTAAACAGGCGTCTACAACGGATTATAATGGGGTATATAAAGGCAAATACATTGATTTTGAAGCTAAGGAAACAAAGCACGGGACATCCTTCCCGCTTAATAACTTCCATGATCATCAAATTAAGCATATGCGTTCAGTTTGCGATCAAAATGGAATCTGTTTTGTTATTATTCGATTTTCCACAACAGATGAGATATTCTATTTAGAGGCGGAAAAGCTCTTCCTGTTTTGGGATAGAATGATAGAGGGAGGAAGAAAGTCTATAACAAAGGATGAGCTTAACACAAGCGCCCATCCGATAGCACTTGGCTTTCAGGCGAGGATTGACTATATTAGAGTAATAGATTATCTTTATAGCTTCAATTAA
- a CDS encoding DUF2515 family protein, whose protein sequence is MIGINEHFLSVEEKQLIKDIRYLTEKNNLDNISRTNCYLEYYTMNKEIHWSLLASLVSRNAGWNMCDLAGTWFPLSLNEQTRLNLFATYERANWMIFQDAYPQLLLYEYSTKKNVPMFHLLQYFSVSSFMEKEWLHFWRYKNKERLVYSLIINEQNVIENPIIKNKLFQKEVFHTLAYRFQDLLRFSSVFFPTLNGDIYGRSVSSFRSLDRRIELGKELYMILFQKNLHPFFLEFALKVVHTGSRADYEKYVYPKHRNNTPMLRMSYPIMTQKPFTSVDWSKTTKVKAKWKKHAPPFKEAILITDWYKNKQEQLHKLIKLETIFLYWKKR, encoded by the coding sequence GTGATAGGTATAAATGAGCATTTCTTATCAGTTGAAGAGAAGCAACTTATAAAAGACATACGCTATTTAACAGAAAAAAATAACTTGGATAATATATCAAGAACAAATTGTTATCTCGAGTATTATACCATGAACAAAGAAATCCACTGGTCCTTACTTGCGAGCCTAGTGTCACGTAATGCAGGCTGGAATATGTGTGACTTGGCTGGCACTTGGTTTCCTTTGTCTTTAAACGAGCAAACCAGACTCAATTTATTTGCCACATATGAACGGGCAAACTGGATGATTTTCCAGGATGCATACCCACAGCTGCTCCTCTATGAGTATTCGACGAAAAAGAATGTGCCAATGTTTCATTTACTGCAATATTTTTCTGTTTCCTCCTTTATGGAAAAGGAATGGCTGCACTTTTGGCGCTATAAAAATAAGGAGAGGCTTGTCTATAGTCTTATCATTAACGAACAAAATGTGATCGAGAACCCAATAATAAAAAATAAGCTGTTCCAAAAAGAGGTTTTTCATACATTGGCTTACAGGTTTCAAGACCTGCTTCGCTTTAGCTCTGTGTTTTTTCCAACATTAAATGGCGACATATACGGAAGAAGTGTTTCTTCCTTCCGTTCACTGGACCGCAGGATAGAGCTTGGCAAAGAACTGTATATGATTCTCTTTCAAAAGAATCTGCATCCTTTCTTTTTAGAGTTTGCTTTAAAGGTTGTTCACACTGGATCAAGGGCGGATTATGAAAAATACGTTTACCCTAAACACCGTAACAACACACCGATGCTGCGAATGAGCTATCCTATAATGACACAAAAACCATTTACAAGTGTAGATTGGAGCAAGACAACGAAAGTGAAGGCAAAGTGGAAAAAACACGCACCCCCATTTAAAGAAGCTATTTTAATTACAGACTGGTATAAAAATAAACAAGAACAGCTGCATAAGCTCATAAAGCTAGAAACAATTTTTTTATATTGGAAGAAAAGGTAA
- a CDS encoding YppE family protein produces MMNSQRLRELTEELHACAEYLVDVFQKVKASQKSKDFYEVVRPYANKVAELNAEWKEIAELWVKTEKPLYLHPSQISTASDHLEVMSIQAFYKETSRKRFMDSAKSVQYILQTVLDRL; encoded by the coding sequence ATGATGAATAGTCAACGTTTGAGAGAATTAACAGAAGAATTACATGCTTGTGCTGAGTATTTGGTTGACGTCTTCCAAAAAGTTAAAGCAAGCCAGAAAAGCAAGGATTTTTACGAGGTAGTTAGGCCATATGCAAACAAAGTAGCAGAACTGAATGCAGAGTGGAAGGAAATAGCAGAATTATGGGTGAAAACAGAAAAGCCGCTTTATCTTCATCCAAGTCAAATTAGCACAGCGTCTGATCATTTGGAAGTTATGTCAATTCAAGCCTTTTATAAGGAAACAAGTAGAAAAAGATTTATGGATTCAGCCAAGTCAGTACAATATATATTACAGACTGTTTTAGACAGACTATAA
- a CDS encoding YppG family protein: MNQNINMHAPYYEHAYMNGHASYPQNIHLQQHGRAFNPYMNMNQGWNGMMNQNHAAQMYGNENNQPYYQQQQAYSGYEQNYFHPQNGYKPNHQNVFQNPLQQQEEAYQPMMQNMQQQYMNPYPKQSFIPKKQGNMKGLMNSFKTQDGTFDFNKMLDTAGMMMNAMNQVTGVVKGVGGIFKV; this comes from the coding sequence ATGAACCAAAATATAAATATGCATGCACCATATTACGAGCATGCCTACATGAACGGCCATGCTTCATACCCCCAAAACATTCACTTACAGCAGCATGGCCGCGCATTCAATCCATACATGAATATGAATCAAGGCTGGAACGGGATGATGAATCAGAATCATGCCGCACAAATGTACGGCAATGAAAACAATCAACCGTATTATCAGCAGCAACAAGCTTATTCTGGTTATGAACAAAATTATTTCCACCCGCAAAACGGCTATAAGCCAAACCATCAAAATGTGTTTCAAAATCCGCTGCAACAGCAAGAAGAGGCATATCAACCAATGATGCAAAACATGCAACAGCAATATATGAATCCGTATCCGAAGCAATCATTTATCCCCAAAAAACAAGGCAATATGAAAGGGTTAATGAATTCATTCAAAACCCAGGATGGCACATTTGACTTCAATAAAATGCTTGATACAGCAGGAATGATGATGAATGCGATGAATCAGGTTACAGGTGTGGTCAAGGGGGTAGGAGGAATATTCAAAGTGTAG
- a CDS encoding YpzG family protein, translated as MSYKDNLDSHSELFHHNWTRPKRSKSQVNGHTEISRNNLILRSNAKAHRW; from the coding sequence ATGAGCTACAAAGATAATTTGGATTCTCATTCTGAGCTTTTTCATCACAATTGGACTAGACCTAAACGTTCCAAGTCTCAAGTAAATGGACATACGGAAATTTCTAGGAATAATCTTATTTTGCGAAGCAATGCAAAAGCCCATCGCTGGTAA
- a CDS encoding Hsp20/alpha crystallin family protein, which produces MSQFPIDPKKNDATRQENFGFFKKSMNQFFQEKPVKNFLQSMDEFFSNPFPNVSFPVSVKETENEHVITAELPGVNKEQIHIDIIDNRITISVTHLELVQEENNKQQIIHKSQTYKQNARTIALPYPVVENKVRAVYQNGLLTITVKKQKGKKISIHS; this is translated from the coding sequence ATGTCGCAATTTCCAATAGACCCTAAAAAAAACGATGCCACCAGACAGGAGAACTTTGGATTTTTCAAAAAATCCATGAACCAATTTTTTCAGGAAAAGCCTGTAAAGAACTTCCTGCAATCAATGGATGAGTTTTTCAGCAATCCTTTTCCTAATGTTTCCTTTCCTGTTTCTGTTAAGGAAACAGAGAACGAACATGTCATCACAGCAGAGCTGCCAGGAGTAAACAAAGAACAAATACACATAGATATAATTGATAACCGTATTACAATTAGTGTTACCCATTTAGAGCTTGTTCAAGAGGAAAATAATAAGCAGCAAATCATTCATAAAAGCCAAACATACAAGCAAAATGCAAGAACAATAGCTCTCCCCTATCCTGTCGTCGAAAATAAAGTAAGAGCAGTTTATCAAAATGGACTGTTGACAATCACTGTCAAAAAACAAAAAGGGAAAAAAATCAGTATCCATTCATAA
- a CDS encoding alpha/beta fold hydrolase produces MEIVTIDNRELAYVEKGKSHANTVVLIHGFCGSSDYWKKIIEPLSNTYHIIAVDLRGHGRSTFDGAAFEMEDLARDVKVLLDRIGLDSVYLFGHSLGGYVTLAFAELFPESLKGYGLIHSTAYPDSDEGKAGRLKAIEKIQDLGIQTFIDGLIPNLFADKYMAANPADVEDVKEIGYNTDPLAAMETLAAMRKRSDRNAVIDNQEIPFLLVQGQFDKIVPKDRAINSSAPFVVVKDLDAGHMGMIENPDGLLSILAEFIGS; encoded by the coding sequence ATGGAAATAGTAACAATAGACAATCGGGAGCTGGCATATGTAGAAAAAGGAAAAAGCCATGCAAACACAGTTGTCCTTATTCACGGATTTTGTGGAAGTTCTGATTACTGGAAAAAAATAATCGAACCATTGTCTAATACATATCATATAATTGCAGTTGATCTGCGTGGCCATGGTCGTTCAACCTTTGATGGAGCAGCATTTGAAATGGAGGATCTAGCAAGGGACGTGAAAGTCCTCTTAGACAGGATAGGATTAGATTCTGTGTATCTTTTTGGCCACTCGCTTGGCGGATATGTCACATTGGCATTTGCAGAGCTATTTCCAGAAAGCCTGAAAGGATATGGGCTTATTCACTCGACAGCTTATCCAGATAGTGATGAAGGGAAAGCAGGCAGGCTAAAAGCAATTGAAAAGATTCAAGATTTAGGAATACAAACGTTTATTGATGGTCTTATCCCTAATTTGTTTGCAGATAAGTATATGGCTGCAAATCCCGCAGATGTCGAAGACGTGAAGGAGATTGGATATAACACAGATCCTCTTGCTGCAATGGAAACATTGGCAGCTATGAGAAAGCGCTCAGACCGGAATGCAGTAATCGATAATCAGGAGATTCCATTTCTGCTTGTGCAGGGACAGTTTGATAAGATTGTTCCTAAAGACAGGGCAATAAACTCCTCAGCTCCATTTGTAGTGGTGAAAGACCTTGATGCAGGACATATGGGCATGATTGAAAACCCAGACGGCCTTCTTTCTATACTGGCAGAATTTATCGGGAGCTAA
- a CDS encoding DEAD/DEAH box helicase, with the protein MRKKSLSELIEELRKNENIINWHEMEPQEAKTRPMPESVDNRIKLALQKRGIGELYSHQYSAYETLQKGENIVAVTPTASGKTLCYNLPVLQSIAENDANRALYIFPTKALAQDQKSELNEIINEMGIDIKSYTYDGDTSPTIRQVVRKAGHIVITNPDMLHSAILPHHTKWVSLFENLKYVVIDELHTYRGVFGSHVANVIRRLKRICKFYGSEPIFICTSATIANPKELAEQLTGNPMRLIDDNGAPRGRKHFVFYNPPIVNKPLNIRKSATVEVNQLAKNFLKNKIQTIVFARSRVRVEIILSHIQELVKDKIGPKSIRGYRGGYLPKQRREIEKGLRDGDILGVVSTNALELGVDIGQLQVCVMTGYPGSVASTWQQAGRAGRRHGEALILMVASSTPIDQYIVQNPDYFFDKTPESARINPENLIILVDHLKCAAYELPLKEKEEFGPLDVQDILEYLVEEKVIHQNGNTFYWANQSFPAGNISLRSASQENVVIIDQSDTANHKIIGEMDRFSAMTLLHDEAIYLHEGTQFQVEKLDWDHKKAYVREVDVEYYTDANLAVQLKVLEIDKSENRQKTAIHYGDVSINILPSIFKKIKLSTFENIGSGPIHLPEEELHTSAAWLELKEIDESIGEKTLEQLLLGISNVLQHVVPVHVMCDRNDIHVVSQIKANHTGLPTIFLYDHYPGGIGLAEDVYKRFEHVKAAAKNLIQKCPCDDGCPACIGTEIEGIAAKAKSIRILDMF; encoded by the coding sequence ATAAGAAAAAAATCACTTTCTGAACTTATTGAAGAATTAAGGAAAAATGAAAATATCATCAACTGGCATGAGATGGAGCCACAGGAAGCAAAAACCAGGCCAATGCCAGAAAGTGTCGACAATAGAATTAAGCTTGCATTGCAAAAAAGGGGGATTGGCGAATTATACAGCCACCAATATTCAGCTTACGAAACATTGCAAAAGGGTGAAAATATCGTTGCAGTAACCCCCACTGCTTCAGGTAAAACATTATGCTATAACTTGCCTGTTCTTCAGTCCATTGCAGAAAATGACGCAAATCGCGCCCTTTATATTTTTCCAACAAAGGCGTTGGCACAAGATCAAAAAAGTGAGTTGAATGAAATTATCAATGAGATGGGCATTGACATTAAAAGCTACACGTATGATGGTGATACGTCACCAACAATTCGTCAGGTTGTCAGGAAAGCCGGACATATTGTCATTACAAATCCTGATATGCTTCATTCAGCCATATTGCCGCATCACACAAAGTGGGTCAGCTTATTTGAGAATCTAAAGTATGTCGTTATAGATGAACTGCATACATATCGGGGCGTTTTTGGTAGCCATGTGGCTAATGTAATTAGGAGACTGAAGCGGATTTGCAAGTTTTATGGCAGTGAGCCAATCTTTATTTGCACTTCTGCAACCATTGCAAACCCAAAAGAATTGGCAGAACAGCTGACAGGCAATCCAATGCGTCTCATTGACGATAACGGGGCACCAAGAGGCAGAAAGCATTTTGTTTTTTATAACCCGCCAATTGTAAATAAACCGCTGAATATCCGCAAAAGCGCAACAGTTGAAGTAAATCAGCTTGCTAAAAATTTCTTAAAAAACAAAATCCAGACAATTGTTTTTGCTCGGAGCAGGGTGAGAGTTGAAATAATTTTGAGCCACATACAGGAACTCGTCAAAGATAAAATTGGACCGAAATCGATTAGAGGCTATCGCGGGGGATATCTTCCGAAACAGCGCCGGGAAATTGAAAAGGGACTGCGCGATGGCGATATTTTAGGGGTAGTGAGCACAAACGCTCTAGAGCTTGGTGTTGATATCGGACAATTGCAGGTGTGTGTGATGACAGGATATCCTGGCAGTGTTGCAAGTACATGGCAACAGGCAGGACGCGCTGGCAGAAGGCATGGGGAAGCACTTATATTAATGGTGGCAAGCTCTACACCAATTGATCAGTATATTGTTCAAAATCCAGACTATTTTTTTGACAAAACACCAGAATCAGCAAGAATCAACCCAGAGAATTTGATCATTTTAGTTGATCATTTAAAATGCGCGGCGTATGAGCTGCCATTAAAAGAAAAGGAAGAATTTGGACCGCTCGATGTTCAAGATATTCTTGAATATTTAGTAGAGGAAAAAGTAATTCACCAAAATGGCAATACGTTTTACTGGGCTAACCAGTCTTTTCCTGCAGGCAATATCAGTTTGCGCTCTGCTTCACAGGAAAATGTAGTAATTATTGATCAATCGGATACAGCAAACCATAAAATTATCGGAGAGATGGACAGATTTAGTGCGATGACCTTATTGCATGATGAGGCTATTTACTTGCATGAAGGTACGCAGTTTCAAGTGGAAAAGCTTGATTGGGACCATAAGAAGGCGTACGTTCGCGAGGTGGATGTTGAATACTACACAGATGCAAATCTCGCCGTACAGCTGAAAGTTTTGGAAATAGATAAGAGTGAAAACAGGCAAAAAACAGCTATTCATTATGGAGACGTCTCCATTAATATTCTTCCTTCCATCTTTAAAAAAATCAAGCTGTCAACATTTGAAAACATCGGATCTGGTCCGATACATCTGCCAGAAGAAGAGCTTCATACAAGTGCTGCCTGGCTTGAACTAAAAGAGATAGATGAAAGTATTGGGGAAAAGACTTTAGAACAGCTGCTATTAGGAATCTCCAATGTTCTTCAGCATGTAGTACCAGTACATGTAATGTGTGATCGTAATGATATTCATGTTGTTTCACAAATTAAAGCAAATCATACAGGACTGCCGACAATCTTCTTGTACGATCACTATCCAGGTGGAATTGGACTGGCAGAAGACGTTTATAAGCGGTTTGAACATGTGAAGGCCGCAGCAAAAAACCTCATCCAAAAATGCCCGTGCGACGATGGCTGCCCTGCATGTATCGGAACCGAAATAGAAGGGATTGCCGCAAAGGCAAAAAGCATTAGAATACTTGATATGTTTTAA
- a CDS encoding ribonuclease H-like domain-containing protein yields the protein MSIKNKLQRLKPHLNTGTSSQEPPVSEPEPKGVEIPFLDVWASENVTPYWVDDKYCLIREVRYPISFEHGNYAFQDFLTSVHAWNQSDYRHPLSAKGHKAEDLFFFDTETTGLGGGAGNSIFILGYAVVKDAEIVLKQHILPNPGAEVPLFKSFLENVDYTTLVTYNGKAFDWPQVKTRHVFVKEHVPKLPEFGHFDLYHASRRMWKHKLERTKLSIVEKEVLGVERHDDIPGFLAPMIYFDFVERKDPEGMLGILKHNEIDILSLITLYTHISFQLLNKDVNMSARETYEVGRWYASLGENAQAVESLSAIIDGSSEENVMAKFILAKQYKKEKNYTEATLLWEGIIEAEGKVDNKIVFESYIEAAKLLEHKVKDLEKALAYTKRAFMLIEGTEYAEKPRLLTDIHKRELRLQRKIGILT from the coding sequence ATGTCTATTAAAAATAAATTGCAGCGTTTAAAACCACATTTAAATACTGGCACAAGCAGTCAGGAGCCACCAGTTTCTGAGCCTGAGCCAAAAGGAGTAGAAATTCCTTTTTTGGATGTATGGGCAAGTGAGAATGTCACTCCTTATTGGGTGGATGATAAATACTGCCTCATACGTGAGGTCAGATATCCAATTTCCTTTGAACACGGCAACTATGCCTTTCAAGATTTTTTGACAAGTGTACATGCATGGAATCAGTCTGATTATCGTCATCCGTTGTCCGCTAAAGGACACAAGGCAGAAGACCTGTTCTTTTTTGACACGGAGACGACTGGATTAGGAGGAGGAGCTGGCAATAGTATCTTTATCCTTGGGTATGCAGTTGTGAAGGATGCAGAAATTGTGCTGAAGCAGCATATTTTGCCGAATCCCGGTGCAGAGGTGCCACTGTTTAAAAGCTTTTTGGAGAATGTGGATTATACAACACTAGTTACCTATAATGGCAAAGCCTTTGACTGGCCACAAGTTAAGACAAGGCATGTGTTCGTGAAGGAGCATGTGCCGAAGCTTCCTGAATTTGGCCATTTTGATTTATATCATGCTTCACGAAGAATGTGGAAGCATAAGCTAGAACGAACAAAGCTTTCCATTGTTGAAAAGGAAGTCCTTGGTGTGGAAAGACATGATGATATTCCTGGTTTTCTTGCGCCAATGATATATTTTGATTTCGTAGAAAGAAAAGACCCAGAAGGCATGCTTGGGATATTAAAGCATAACGAGATAGATATTCTCTCCCTCATAACACTTTACACACATATCAGCTTTCAATTATTAAACAAGGATGTCAATATGTCGGCTAGAGAAACATACGAGGTCGGCAGATGGTATGCTTCCTTAGGAGAAAACGCACAAGCTGTTGAAAGTCTGTCAGCCATCATAGATGGAAGCAGTGAAGAAAATGTAATGGCAAAATTCATCTTGGCAAAGCAATACAAAAAGGAAAAAAACTATACGGAAGCAACATTACTATGGGAGGGTATTATTGAAGCAGAGGGCAAGGTAGACAATAAGATAGTGTTTGAGTCCTATATTGAAGCAGCAAAACTCCTGGAACATAAAGTGAAGGATTTAGAAAAAGCATTAGCGTATACAAAAAGAGCATTTATGCTGATAGAGGGAACAGAATATGCTGAAAAGCCCCGCTTATTAACAGATATTCACAAAAGGGAGCTGCGCTTGCAGAGGAAAATAGGTATATTAACCTAA
- a CDS encoding CotD family spore coat protein: MHCKPNVLPAICHPTKCCVNHTFQNNIVPHIHPTHTTTVNHVNYEHQHFFPQTQSVQNVVTNTQANMGPAPVPFPMPQQPAQTGGVPFTATGTAFPGGAPGGFPGGFQGGFPGGFPRR, encoded by the coding sequence ATGCATTGCAAACCTAATGTATTACCAGCAATCTGTCACCCAACTAAATGTTGCGTGAACCACACGTTCCAAAACAATATTGTTCCTCATATTCACCCAACTCATACTACTACAGTAAACCACGTGAATTATGAGCACCAACATTTCTTCCCACAAACACAATCTGTACAAAATGTGGTGACAAACACGCAAGCAAATATGGGGCCAGCACCAGTTCCATTCCCAATGCCTCAACAACCTGCACAAACTGGTGGCGTTCCATTTACAGCTACTGGAACAGCTTTTCCTGGAGGAGCTCCAGGCGGTTTCCCAGGTGGATTCCAGGGTGGATTCCCAGGTGGTTTTCCTAGAAGATAA